The nucleotide sequence ATGAACGCCGCTGGTTTGGAAGCCGTGTCGTATCGCTACCTGTCAGCGGACAAGACGTCGCTGGACTTGACCGGGATGCTGGACGACCTGTCGGCAAACGCGCGACCGGGCGACGTGATTCTGCTGCACGCGTGTTGTCATAATCCATCGGGTGTCGACCCGGACGCCCAGCAATGGGAACAGATCGCCGCGCGGATCACCGAGCTGAAACTTTTCCCCCTGATCGACTTTGCCTATCAAGGTTTCGGTGACGGATTGGCCGAAGACAGCGTGGGGCTGCACACGATGCTGCGACACGTTCCGGAATGTTTGGTGTGCAGTTCCTTCAGCAAGAACTTTGGGCTGTACAGTGAACGTACCGGCGCGGTCGTGATGATGGCCGCCGACCAGGCCGCAGCGTCCGCATCGGTCAGCCAAATCAAACGGCTGGTGCGATGCAACTACAGCAATCCGCCACGCCATGGTGCGTCGATTGTGGCGACGATCCTGGGCGACGAAGCGTTACGCCGGACCTGGAAGTCGGAATTGATGGAAATGCGGCAACGGATTCATCGGCTTCGCGAATCGTTCGTCAAAGGGATGCAAGAAGTCGCGCCGGATCGCGATTATTCGTTCCTGCTTTCGCAAAAAGGCATGTTCAGCTTCAGCGGCCTGTCGCCCATGCAGGTCGACCAACTGCGTTCCGAACACGGCATCTATCTGGTCGGAAGCGGTCGCATCAATGTCGCCGGGATGGCCGAAGACCGCATCGACTGGTTGTGCGAAAAGGTCGCGGCGGTGCTGTAAACGCCGATCGATTCGGTCGCCCGTTCGTGCATCACCGGCCCCGGACGCCTACACTGGATTCGGTGGCAAAGTAGCGCCACCGTTGTGTTCCGGGCACGGGCCGACGCGGCCTGCCCCGGCAAATGTGTCCCGTGTGCGCCCCCATTGCTAAAGGGATCGAATCGATGTCCCAGCGGAATCTTCCGACCGAATCCGACTCCCGACAATCCAACACGAATCCGTCTGACCGATGCAGCCGGCGTTCCCTGTTGACCGCCACCGCCGCTTTGTCGGCTGGCACCATGCACGCCGGTGCCGCGATCGGCGCCGAATCGGAGTCGCCGTCCGCTCCGATCGACGACGATGTGCCCCCGCCGCCACAGATCCAGCTCGGTAACACGGGCATCACCATGTCTCGTGTTGGCCAGGGAACGGGGATGCACGGTGGCAATCGACAATCGGACCACACCCGGCAAGGCTTCGAAAAATTGGTCGCGCTGCTGAACCACGCTTATGATCGCGGCGTGACCTTCTTTGACTTGGCCGATCTGTACGGTTCGCACGTTTATTTCCGCGAAGCCCTGCGGACGATCCCACGCGATAAAGTCACGGTCCTTTCCAAACTGTGGACTCGTTATGACGGTCCCTTTGAAAAGATCGCGCCGTCGCATCGCAAGCAGGCCGCCAAGACGACGATCGAACGATTCTGTCACGAAATCGCCACCGACCACTTGGACATCTTGTTGCTGCACTGCATGACCACGCCGGATTGGTCCGAACAGTTGCAACCGTACATGGAAGCGTTTGACGAAGCGAAGAAGTCGGGCAAGCTACGCGCGGTCGGCGTTTCCTGTCACAACTTGGAAGCCCTCAAGATCGCCAGTCAGTCCGATTGGGTCGACGTCATCTTGGCTCGCATCAACCCGCACGGCGCCAAGATGGATGGCAAAGTCGATGACGTTGTGTCCGTGCTGACCGAGGCCCGCAAGAACGGCAAAGCGATCATCGGGATGAAGATCTATGGCGAAGGCACGCTGGCCGATAAAGCCGACGAATGCATCCGGTTCGCCCAGTCTAACGGGCTGCTGGACACGATGACCGTCGGCGCCGAAACACCCGAGCAGATGGATCAAACCCTGCGGCTGATCGCCAAGTACCCCGCCGCCCCATTGATCACCCCGTAGGTCATGCTGTGCATGACGATAGGTTGATCTATAGGTCATGCTGTGCATGAAGATCGATAGATCCGTAGTCAGTAGCATGACAGATCCGTAAGCCGCGCCCGGCCCGGTCTTTATCCGCCGACTCAATCGGGAATGATGCCTGAATACCGCAGGGCCTTCGTCACCGGGGGCACGTACTTTTTCACGGTCGTCACATATCAGCGACAGCCAACGTTTGCGGATCCGACGGCAGTGACTCTTTTGGGCAACGTTTTGCGGCAATGTGCCAGTCGTTGGCCGGTCGATGCCATCGCCATCGTGTTGTTGCCGGACCACTGGCATTCGATCTGGTCGCTTCCGCCCGGCGATGACCAGTATTCAAAGCGCCTGGGGTGGATCAAGAAGGAGTTAACCAAACGTTGGCTAGTCGCCGGTGGATCGGACCAACAGGTATCCACGGGGAAGCAGCGTCAACGACGACGAGGCGTTTGGCAGCCTCGGTTCTGGGAACACACCATTGAAGGCGAGATGGATTTTCAAAGCCATTTCGACTACGTTCACTGGAACCCGGTGAAGCACGGGTACGTCAAGTGTGCCAAAGACTGGCCGCACACCAGTTTCCATCGTTGGGTCAAGCAGGGCGTGTATCCCGACCACTGGGGCTGTTTCACCAAAGAGAGAAATCAGACGCCCGAAACCGTCAGTAGGATTCGTGAAGCCGGCGAACCGTAGGTCATGCTGTGCATGACACAATCCCTGTCGGATCGCCCACACCGTCATGCACAGCATGACCTACGTGTGCATCAAACCGTCGCCGCCGAATCGTTTCTCCGGTGCAACAGCGTGTAGACACATGGCACCAGGATGAGCGTCAGGACCGTTGACGCGACCATCCCGCCGACCACCGCACGGGCCAGGGGGATCATCGCTTCGTTGCCCGGCGTCAAAGCAAATGACAAGGGCAACATCGATGCGACCAACGTCAAACTGGTCATCAGGATCGGACGTAAACGGACGCGAGCAGCTTCGATCGCCGCGTCGGCTGCCGATTTGCCATCGGCGCGACGTTGGTTGGCAAATTCGACCAACAGGATCGAATTGTTCACGACCACGCCGACCATCATCAGCGTGCCCATCAGCGATTGAATGTTCATCGTCGTTCCGGTCGCCCACAGCGTCACGATGACACCGCCGATCCCAAGTGGAACTGCCAGCACGATCAACAGCGGGTCGATGAACGACCGAAACTGTGCCATCAGCACCAGGTAGACCAACACGATCGCGACCAACAATCCCCAGCCCAGCATTTCCATGCCGCTGTACATCGTCTGTACCGGACCTTGGATCGTTGCCGACGTACCACTTTCAAATTCCATTTCGTCGATGACACGTTGTACGTCGGCGGCGACCGAACCGACGTCACGTCCCGAAACGTTGACATAGACGTCGTTCACCCGAGCAATGTTGTAGTGCTTGATTTCTGCGGGAATGTTCACGCGGCGGACCGTGGCGATGTTCGACAACGGGATCGTCACCGCGCCGTCGGCCGTGTCCAACGAAATCGGCATGCTGTGAATCTCGTCCAGCGAATCGAATTGGTTGTCGGCATACTGAACACCCATGAAGAAGTCGACGCCCGACTTGGGGTCGATCCAGATCGTGGGTGCATAGCCAACGCTGCTGCCCAACGCGGTCAAGATCGTTTCAGCGACCTGTTTCTGATCGACGCCCAGGAACTTCGCCCGCGTCCGATCGACTTGGATATCGAATTGGGGATAGTCCAAGGACTGAGCGATTTGGACGTCGACGGTACCGGGAATGTCACGGACTTTCGCGACGACTCTTTCCGCCACCTCGCGGCACTTTTGCGGTGTCCCGGCGCCACACTGGATGTTGATCGGGCTTGGCACCCCACGATTCAGCGCCATGTTGACGATCCCGCCGCCGACGAACATGAACTGCTGCATCGGGTAATCATCGGCCAACTTAGTTCGCAGTTGGCGGATGTAATGGTCGGTACTGGCGCTGCGACCGCTGCGTGTCAAATTGACGATCACATACGCCGTGTCTGGACCGCTGTTGGAACTCAACACCGTGCTGAAACCGGCACCCTTGCCCACCGGCAACCCGATGTTGGAAATCAGGGCGTCGATCTCCGATTCCGGAATGACCGACCGGATCGTGTCTTCGATGTCGGCGACCAGAGATTCGGTTTCCAACAACTCCGTTCCGGGCAACGTCTTGATGCGAATTTCAAACGTGCCCTCGTCGACGTTGGGGAAAAGCTCGGTCCCGATCGCCGGCCACAGCGCGAACGAGGCACCCACGCCAAGGATGATTACCAGAGCGACCAACCCCGGTGCTTTGATCAGGCCACGCAACAGACGACTGTAAGCATTGTCCGTCGGCTCGCTTGGATCCGAATCGCTTTGGAATTTGGAACGCACAAAGGTGGCGCAGAACGCCGGCACCACCGTCAGAGCCAAGATGTAAGACGCACCGATGGTGAACGTGGCGGCCAGTGACAGCGGGGCGAACAAGTACTTGATCATCCCGGTCAAAAACACTGCCGGCAGGAAGACGGCCAGGGTCGTGATCG is from Crateriforma conspicua and encodes:
- a CDS encoding amino acid aminotransferase, producing the protein MSEPAAAPLQLSSVQPAPPDAILGLTESFLADPRSDKMNLTVGVYKDDSGITPIMRAVKQAEQILIEGEKTKGYLPIDGMADYRDAVRDMVFDGKVPNERAAVVQAPGGTGALRVSAEFLADQFARPRVFLPTPTWANHGAIMNAAGLEAVSYRYLSADKTSLDLTGMLDDLSANARPGDVILLHACCHNPSGVDPDAQQWEQIAARITELKLFPLIDFAYQGFGDGLAEDSVGLHTMLRHVPECLVCSSFSKNFGLYSERTGAVVMMAADQAAASASVSQIKRLVRCNYSNPPRHGASIVATILGDEALRRTWKSELMEMRQRIHRLRESFVKGMQEVAPDRDYSFLLSQKGMFSFSGLSPMQVDQLRSEHGIYLVGSGRINVAGMAEDRIDWLCEKVAAVL
- a CDS encoding aldo/keto reductase translates to MSQRNLPTESDSRQSNTNPSDRCSRRSLLTATAALSAGTMHAGAAIGAESESPSAPIDDDVPPPPQIQLGNTGITMSRVGQGTGMHGGNRQSDHTRQGFEKLVALLNHAYDRGVTFFDLADLYGSHVYFREALRTIPRDKVTVLSKLWTRYDGPFEKIAPSHRKQAAKTTIERFCHEIATDHLDILLLHCMTTPDWSEQLQPYMEAFDEAKKSGKLRAVGVSCHNLEALKIASQSDWVDVILARINPHGAKMDGKVDDVVSVLTEARKNGKAIIGMKIYGEGTLADKADECIRFAQSNGLLDTMTVGAETPEQMDQTLRLIAKYPAAPLITP
- a CDS encoding REP-associated tyrosine transposase, whose product is MPEYRRAFVTGGTYFFTVVTYQRQPTFADPTAVTLLGNVLRQCASRWPVDAIAIVLLPDHWHSIWSLPPGDDQYSKRLGWIKKELTKRWLVAGGSDQQVSTGKQRQRRRGVWQPRFWEHTIEGEMDFQSHFDYVHWNPVKHGYVKCAKDWPHTSFHRWVKQGVYPDHWGCFTKERNQTPETVSRIREAGEP
- a CDS encoding efflux RND transporter permease subunit — translated: MGLIRFSLRNPYAVLASAIALCVLGAAVIPRTTIDILPDFKEPVVVSFFSYPGLPTLDMEKSVTSRVERALTLAGKIEHQESRTVPGAAVIKVFFQPGADPSSAMNDIVNLEASDMFHLPPGIEWPFTLRSEPANLPVVLAAISGEGLSESELYQIGYYAVRNKMGGLKGVQIPHPFGGKFRQMMVYVDPQKLQAFNIAATDIVEALRNSNLVLASGSARMGGIDYQIHPRNTLPDTDEIAGIPITVREGRPVFIRDVAEVVDDAALQYNIVRVNGKRSVYCPLLREPGENTIAVVDRIREGLAEEIPNMKERGDIPEATEVTLVSDQSGYIRDAMKNLFNQVALGALLVAVVVVVFLRRLLPTLVIVATILLALLIGGLGFAFTGQTINVMTLGGLALAIGTVVDAGIVVVENILRHMKMGKSSIDAARDGTAEVSGAILAGTITTLAVFLPAVFLTGMIKYLFAPLSLAATFTIGASYILALTVVPAFCATFVRSKFQSDSDPSEPTDNAYSRLLRGLIKAPGLVALVIILGVGASFALWPAIGTELFPNVDEGTFEIRIKTLPGTELLETESLVADIEDTIRSVIPESEIDALISNIGLPVGKGAGFSTVLSSNSGPDTAYVIVNLTRSGRSASTDHYIRQLRTKLADDYPMQQFMFVGGGIVNMALNRGVPSPINIQCGAGTPQKCREVAERVVAKVRDIPGTVDVQIAQSLDYPQFDIQVDRTRAKFLGVDQKQVAETILTALGSSVGYAPTIWIDPKSGVDFFMGVQYADNQFDSLDEIHSMPISLDTADGAVTIPLSNIATVRRVNIPAEIKHYNIARVNDVYVNVSGRDVGSVAADVQRVIDEMEFESGTSATIQGPVQTMYSGMEMLGWGLLVAIVLVYLVLMAQFRSFIDPLLIVLAVPLGIGGVIVTLWATGTTMNIQSLMGTLMMVGVVVNNSILLVEFANQRRADGKSAADAAIEAARVRLRPILMTSLTLVASMLPLSFALTPGNEAMIPLARAVVGGMVASTVLTLILVPCVYTLLHRRNDSAATV